The sequence aggatttaataatatggattaaaaaagaataacatAATGGGCAAAAATACACTTAAGTGGTCGACCATTATGTGGGCCTCACTAGTtagaattttgccactttatttcaaccacttatcttcttttaataatactatattttttaattttaatcctataaatatcaaaactatttatattaaaaattcattttttaattCTTAGTTATAATTCTTGAATAATAAATTGATAATAGTCATCGTGGGATTGACCTGTATTTGTTGTTATATTGAtgtaattagtaaatctaaaagaaaaattatttagtaAATTCAGTATGGCTTATGACACGCATCAACGGCACCCACCTGAGCGTTTGTCGGGGGAGCTGGTGCACATCATCAACGGCAGCATTGTCACCACCATCATGAGCCATAGGCCTTGTAGTGGTGGGTTTGGTAGACCATGGTTGTTGATGTCAACTATGGTAAGTCTTTCTtcaagctctcaatgaaagtaccaaaatatttactGAGATTTTTAAAAACGGACTAATAAAGAAATTAAGCTTAAAGAAGAATAAATAGTAGATAATGTAACAAGGATTTATaggtggttggggcattaataagccttagtccacgagtcaatattATTAAAGCTCTTTGGCTATGGAATATTTTACACAAGTGTTCTTGCCAAATTTTTGTAGAGTTTCTAGCCAAAGTTCGTAACCCCTTGTGTTTAATGAGAATTTTAGAAATTGATTATAGTTATATCAAAGTTAAAGAAATAGATCAAAATAAAGAACAAGACAAGAGAATTTACATGGTTCAAGGATTAACGACCTCTAGTCCATGAGTCAATGTTATTTGGCTGGAAAAGCCTTTGAGTATTACACAAATGTTTGCTAAGTTTATGAATCCTAGAATTTGCCTTAGCTCTTAAGTATTGAGATTCTAACCTTTTGCATGAAtgagttttcttatatttatagaCTGAGGGTTCTTGTATGTAAACCTCACCCACTAATGAGGTAAATACAAATAACTTATTGACTTTGGGTCTATTTGGTTAGGAATGGAAAATGGGACAGGTCTGCCCCGACCCGCTACTAACCTGCCCCGACCTGACAAGCCATTGCCCTGCCCCGATTACCTCAAAAGTTTAATCGGGTCTGACTCGACTCGACTCGACCGGGTCGTATTTgacccaacttttttttttaacaaacactCAACATTCAACAATAGTTTCATTACCCAAAAAAAATGAcataatagaaaattataaagtTTAGAGATTTCGTTTattttgttcttaatttttaaataattatcaagGGCATAGGTTATTTGTTAATgttttattattagttattacaattttacaaggcaaaattatttaatacaaaaCAAGATACAAGACATGCTTTTGGTATTTAATTACAAGACATGTTAAAATGTTAAAAGAGATTGACAAAATTCCTTTTACATCTCTtgggttttatttatttatttatttattttaatgagaAACATCTCTTGGTATTTTGCTTGCAAAATAATTAGACCAAATATGTTGGCttctaaaagaatttttttatttaattactattatcTATCTTAATCTAGTTGCTTGTTTTCCATGGATTCATTAAGACatgcttaaaaataaatttctaagCGAGATTTTAAGTGACACAAATTTGTAAAGatgtttatattaaaattaaacaatacccaaaaaaaaatgaagttctaaacaaatttccatttataaTTTGAGTTGAGTTGAAATATCAATTACACTCATATTACTAATAACAaagtatattaataataaaaactaacaatAAAACAACATATATTCTAATCATCAAGATCAACAACGTAAGgctcctgaaaaaaaaaaaacaaagaaaaatattaataataaaaattaataatttagttgATAAATTACAAAAACTAAGCTAGTTACCATTATTGGATCAACATCAACATcttcatcatttattgaaactgtaaaaaaaaacaaaatcaataCTAATTATGAaacatatacataaatatatatataaatatttatttaatgatatttaccttttttttcagTTATCAACCAATTCTATGTGCACACTAATGCTTCTAATGTAGAAGGATCGAGTCTCGATCAATGAGGACTCACGTGTCTACCTCCAGTGCTGAATGTAGATTCTGAAGCAACAGTGCTATCAGGCACAGCAAACACATCCTTGGCAATCATACTCAATAAAGGGTATTTGAGGCCCATCACTTTCCAATAATTGCATATATCAAATGACTCTTCAGTCCTAGGTACCAAGTTCTCCTCCAAATATAAATCTAGTTCAGACTTCACATTTTCTACTCGATAGGAAGCTCTAACAAATTTGTCAAAGTTAGAAAGGGCATCCATTCGCCATGTCGTAGAAGATGATACATTATCTGCCTGAAcccttctctctctcaaatGAGGAAACTTAGACCCATACTCCTCCAGTAACTCGCAACAAAGCTCACGAACATTTGCAATTTCAGTTACATATTGTTCATCTCCATAGATTATAGGAAAATAGTATTCGAGCAACATAAACTTGTACCTTGGGTCTAAAACAACCGCCACACACATAAGCTCGTGAATCTCTCCccaatatttttgaaacttagACATCATTTGAATTGCCATGTCCTTAATAAAAGGCACATCTGATGACATCCACGAGTCAATGTTTGTCTTAACTTCAcaaattttttggaaaaaaaatattagcggTAGGGTGCTTTGTTCCAAAAAATAACTCTGTCACTTCATGAAACACATTTAACTTATCACATAACTGTTGAGCATTTTGTCAATCAATTTCCGAAGGGGCACACCTCAATCTCAACTCACGCAACCTTGTACGTTCAAATACTGTCTTATACGATAAAGTTGTGCTAAGCATTAGAAAAGTAGAATTTCACCTTGTTACACAAtcaagtgatattttttttgtgtatgGTACTCCAAGTTGACGAGCAGTGTCCTTAAATTTTTCATGTCTTTTTGGTGTGGCCGACCAATAAGCAACACTGTCTCAAATTTTGTCAACATTATCACCAATGACAGATAAGCCATCCTTGacaattagatttaaaatatgtgCACAACAACACACATGTAGCAACTTTTCCTTCAAAATAAAACTATCAGGCTCAAATTGTCCTTTCAAAAGCTCAATCATGACATCATTTGCACTACAATTATCGAGAGTCACTGTACTGATCTTGTCTTCTATTTTCCATTCATTAAGATAAGATCTTAGTGCCTCAAGTAGTGCTGGAGCATCGTGAGGGCATGGAACATACTTAAAACTCAAAATCTGACTGTGCAAGTTCCAAGAATCATCAATAAAATGAGTTGTTACAGCCATATATCCCCTCTTCTGATGATTTGCAGTCCACATGTCACTGGTTATGGCTATTCTGCTCCTACTCTTTTCCAAACTTTGCCTACATTATTCTTTCTCAGCTTTATACATTTTCATGATGTCAGACCTAACTGTATTCCTTGACACCATTGGAAACGCGGGACACAAAGTACTTGAATATTCTATAAACTCGCTATGCTCCACCATGGACAATGGATAATCATGCTTAACGATCATTTGAGCCAATTTGATCCTTCCAAAATCAAGATCAAAATTGAAAGGAACTGAAGGACTTGTAGTTGGATTAGTAGCGACAAGTTGGGCCTTCCTGGCTGGCCACCTCTTTACATGAGCATTTAAAGGCGTAGTCCCCTGAGTACTTCCTCCCACCAACTTACGCCCGCAGTGATTGCAAACTACTTTAATTTTACCATCAATTTCTTGTCGAGTAAAATGGTCCCATGCACGAGAAGTTCTTTTTCTCCCTGTATTATGATTTTCATCTAATGTATCAGATTGTATTTCTTCAACATTAGTTGATGGCATAAAATCAACATCATCCTCAGAATTAGAACCGATTTGACCAGACATTATTCTTTAATTAACCTACAATAACATCATATTCTCATGTCTATCAATGCACGCAACtacttaaaaaatatgataaatatatttaaaaaaaatcggaCAGTATTTTCCCTATTTTATTAACCTAACCATCTGTCAATTTCAATCACAAACAATCAGATAATACACAAGTTTTCATCCTTATAGCACCGCAGCACATAAATTTCACAGATCCTACTTCTCTATGGATGAATatataagatattcaaactcttctatTAAATTATGAGAAATACAATATTTTGAACATCagtttaagaaaatatatggATTTAATATCTAAAAATTCTTAAACAAAACAATGTTATATCATAGTAAAAGTACCTTAATCGCATCCACAAGCTCTTGAGGTGCAACCTTGGTGTTGAAAAACTCATCAACTTGTTTTATAGTTTACTTCCTATCCTGTCAACAAAACTAATTCAGCATGAATTATATGCTAATTTAAATAATACTGTATATTCTTTTATAGGGTGAGAAAATTACAAACCTTAGAATCATCAACAAAAGGAGCACAAATTAGAATGATTTTCATTTGATTTAAATAGACCTCTCCTTTAATCTGATTTAAATATGCCTTGTTTACATGAAATGGCTGACCTTTACAACCTGTTAATCAAAGCCAGACAACAAATGACAATTAGTAAAAACGAcgtatttagaaaaaaaaaaaaaaaaaaaaaaagaagcttaATTCAACTACCCTAACTAAGACTCAAGAGCAAACAATAACTTGAGCAAATGACTTGTGTTCATCAGCATCAAGAGCTGCCACACCAACCACACCCTTCAAGACAGTAGCTGCCCTCTCCCATATAGGTGTTAATGCTTGACAATGTCCGCACCACGGGGCAAAGAACTCAACCAGAACAACTTTATTGGAATTTAAAACCTGCCCGCCATTTAAATGTTTCAGTCTCTCCCCCCAACAAAATTCTAAATAACATACTTTGAATTGATGTCAATCTAATAATCAATGACAACAGATTTACTTTCTCAatctcaacaacaaattaaagatATACAAACTCAGATTTGAAGACTATGcagtttattttcaaaaaaaatgagTGAAAAAAGTAAGTGAAATCTGAAAATGGAATACCAAGTAATTTAAGGAACAACAAAAATGATCACTGCCCATTTGTGAAAATAAAgacaaatttgattaattgatccAAAAGATCAAATAAATGGGAAATGGGTATGGTGTTGGAACTTGTAAATATAGGCATATATATgatatacacacacacacacatatttaTACGGAAATTATACAAAGTATATTCCTGAAATGAATGAAGCAATATTATATCATGACACTGGAATAGAACACTACTattcaacaaataaataaaataaaacagaaTCGAAGGAGAGAAGCCACAAAATTATTTAGAAGGATAATGAAATCTCTATACAATTGAAAGATGAATACTAGTACGAATGATAGACCTGTAGTTTTCTATTCACTCCTTAGAATCCTCAAaacctgtaacaccctaactagcataggcgtgttaacgtgattttcaacatactgtgcagctcgttgctaatcaacgaggttattaaacttaaaattttctaatcgtgattaattaaaattttcttatttaattaaaaacttaaagtattacatagatgtcccgaggatcgtacgctccaggcctaaccgtcccgacatgtacaatcttcatctgctcgtcctCATGATTCCTCAGCTTTagctttgcccttacctacacatggaaatagcattgtgagtcgacagactcagcaagaaaagcataacataaacaTACAACTAACCCAGGTTATAacctggcgcccatacacctgatcataaccctaatccttgtgtcccacacggtactgagtctagaacgttcataagacaatactatcgaccataatgtcagcctatactcaatatgctagtcatactctagccatattaatgtgacaacatcgatcagtattctagccaacatacatttatcaataatcagtacaactctatgtatactattattgctatcaatgtaatctaacaggcaataatacatgtacgctaaacatgtaataacatatgcatgatattatactaatcttaccttaattctgaattcaggtgtgccggtcaacctaagtggaacaactgctcgtcgaattataggctcctaaatcacatcgatatTAACACACATAAGTGACTCactaaatcacaaccgggactAAGGTTTAAAACTAAAACCCTATTTACTGCAACTTAATATACTAATATCCCAAACTAGCAGGGAAAACAACAAATTAGAAACCTGAAACTGACACAAAACGATAAGCTGAAAAACCGATTTTCCTCCCTCCTGCAAAATCCAGGTAACCGAttttacaagcagtgtaaaaccggttagtcggttttacccagaaaacctACAAAAATCAAACCCCTAACCAAatcgtttccaaactcaaccaaactttccagacctacatattataccccaataaacattttccaagtgataaaacaacTACCCATAAACAGAAACGAATTTCACCATTGatgagccaagcttgagttcaaaaactcaaagcttgctcatccAACTAACTAACTATCAAAACCTGCCCAGATCACCTTATACAACCATAAATTAACTACtgaaaacaataacaacaactacagcaacaacaacaacacctcatgcaaaaaaaattcatttcttTAAAACCAAAGAAAGTACAAGAGAAggttactgtaacaccctaactaacataggcgtatttcGTGATTTtgaaacatactgtgcagctcgttgctaatcaacgaggtttatggaaaaacgtgattaattaaaattttgctttttaattaaacttataaacaatattacaaaagactcgggatcccgattataaaatcatttacaaaaagatttgactgtttaactgttacataaaataaaagtagtctaacgaccagttacaaaaatcagcctcgatGTCCCGATGAtcatacgctccaggcctaaccgccccgacatgtacaatcttcacaagctcgctcacggtccatcagctttagccttgcctttacctacacataaacgtagatctgtgagtcgacagactcagtaagaaaagcataataatactcatctaactgccgtgtccaacacgatactaagtcccgctactgccatgtccaacatggtactgagccactactgccatgtccaacatggtactgagttctgaacgttcatagggacggtactattgacacgtaaaaacctgatcggtcgaaccggtcatactccggctgctggtcatactccagcatgtaccgacgtgttactataccctcctgatcggtcaaaccggtcatactctggctgctggtcatactccagcctataccgacgggatacgtcaatagcacggaaccaccaaccaaatgtcagcctgattggtcaaaccggtcatactccggctgctggtcatactccagcctgtaccgacgtgacagggttggatggttcgaagccaacatacaactaatgtaatctaataggcttcctacatgcacgctaaacatgtaatctatatatgcatactgttatactaatcttacctggattccgaattcaggtgtgccggtcaacctgactggaactttagctgagcggcggattactggctcctaaaccataaaaatcacaacactataagtgacacgctaaatcacttcccggggacttaaactaggaactaaaagtttccctatcgataaaaagcatggcaataccccctaaaacataaaaacgaggaaaactaggatttctgaaaattccccaaccggtagactggttgcccaaccggaattccggttctgggaaattcaggacccccatccggaattccggatgcacaaccggaattccggttcctcgcaggcagcaacatcaaattttcataactcaaccaattcaaccccaaattgattcaaactttccagacctgttctataccttccctagaacatatccaaggcatcaaaacaacccagaaacctcaatcacgaaaaatgccattggagctcaagctttgagttctaaactcaaacttgagcaaaaccacctaatcatgcatttccctagcttaattctacttaatcaagcttaactaagcctctgaaaacaattaaaaacaataacaacatcacagaaacagattcactatatttcttcaaaaatcacatattttgctTAGAAAAATCATGGCTTTAAACAAGGTACTatacatgcattaaaacctagataatccattcattttaaacctaattaagcttctgtaaacaacaattaaacacagcaacatACAGCCATacaaactaacatgcaacctaccattttcacctcaaaaacatcaagaacaaAAAGAAAGGTTGAGAACCACTTACTAGCAACTAAGGATCACAAAATCAACACAAGATGGGCTAgaatcaccaaggaaaactcctcctccttgctgctcaaagagggccgaaaagagagaggcttgagagagagttgaaaattctattttcctaacttagtgttttttttttgtaaaaatgaagggAATAACAAATAAAAGCCACTAATATCCtaaatcatttcagccaataattaactaattaaacatttatttttcaatttaatcaattcactaaaagacaaaagtcattggggcaaaaagaccattttgcccctccacactaaaatcccataaatca is a genomic window of Cannabis sativa cultivar Pink pepper isolate KNU-18-1 chromosome 9, ASM2916894v1, whole genome shotgun sequence containing:
- the LOC133031408 gene encoding thioredoxin Y2, chloroplastic-like; protein product: MQARIEEQDKEIQQLCQQGDPAMPAPEIPVALASAVQAEPVVAVNRMEPLHERREENRFFSLSFCVRAKLKLRNHEDEQMKIVLNSNKVVLVEFFAPWCGHCQALTPIWERAATVLKGVVGVAALDADEHKSFAQVIVVKMVN